A window of Panicum virgatum strain AP13 chromosome 8K, P.virgatum_v5, whole genome shotgun sequence contains these coding sequences:
- the LOC120643731 gene encoding calmodulin-interacting protein 111-like — translation MPPSKCKRRPQQPAASPQPSPRTPSSRDPGDGGDGEGGVDLPSIAAAVAAKFPALVPRGGDGCFVGAVAEVAPRSGSGGAGFGRLWLSEAAMVGAGMRSGCLVSVSLISSSSDQLDGFPLYDLFDECSRSFDLDVDNDLLHGEAGRNFVVATVFPSREVQKNSIKLSWDLACVLGYPSVGRSLFVSPLCTQQTPNHSDDVDTLRVLKCKNLYLSLVPPGVRPSSGIERVSDSCSERNGMVVETPKKMPSTPLHGKESHYFASNSGSSMFLDPTTARAALADEKVNELLQMSATRWLNGRYLLKGNFVPLSMCGKLSLFVVMGAEFDLCEKGSTLPNAEDSSNLGGTLISILVGRTTKVHLSESVCTEKLDSDKPDHAPMLGGLSKESGTIKGIISFSLADQIGLPRYKGILLYGPPGTGKTSLATSCAYDAGVNLFTINGSEIITGYYGESEQSLYDVFSSAKKAAPAVIFIDELDAIAPSREEGSEELSIRMVATLLKLMDEIGPSDRVLLIAATNRPDCIDSALRRYGRLDKEIEIGVPSPGQRLDILQHLLIGVRHSLDDEELESIAQEAHGFVGADLAALCNEAAFCALRRYISLKENSSNTLPASFSAMSLDDAPCTNTNTKSSKSYGETDEKALSVNSEDFKKAKTKVRPSAMREVMLELPKVRWEDVGGQGGVKQQLIEAINLPQKCPEAFANLGVKPPKGVLMMGPPGCSKTLMARAAASEAKLNFLAVKGPELFSKWVGDSEKAVRSLFAKARANAPAIIFFDEIDGLAVTRGHENDGTSVADRVLSQLLVEMDGLDQRIGVTVIGATNRPDKIDPALTRPGRFDRLLDVQLPNEADRTDIFQIHTRSIPCGPDVDLKELARLTEGYTGADIKLVCREAAVAALDESFHIEEVSMRHFEFAIRKVKPSDLKFYQKLAEGFRRFVDGSTQGT, via the exons atgcctccTTCTAAGTGCAAGAGGAGGCCGCAGcagccggcggcgtcgccgcaGCCGTCCCCCCGCACCCCCTCCTCCCGTGaccccggcgacggcggcgacggtgagggAGGCGTCGACCTCccgtccatcgccgccgccgttgcagcGAAGTTCCCGGCCCTCGtgccgcgcggcggcgacggctgcttcgtcggcgccgtcgccgaAGTGGCCCCGaggagcgggagcggcggcgccggcttcGGGAGGCTCTGGCTCTCCGAGGCCGCTATGGTCGGCGCTGGGATGCGGTCCGGGTGCCTCGTCTCC GTGTCACTAATTTCTTCTAGCAGCGACCAATTAGATGGATTTCCACTATACGATTTATTTGATGAGTGCAGCAGATCCTTTGATCTTGATGTGGACAATGATCTTCTGCATGGTGAAGCTGGGCGGAACTTTGTGGTTGCCACAGTTTTCCCTTCGCGTGAG GTTCAAAAGAACAGCATCAAGCTCTCTTGGGATCTTGCATGTGTTTTGGGATACCCTTCAGTAGGTCGATCGTTGTTTGTTAGTCCATTGTGTACACAGCAGACCCCAAATCATAGTGATGATGTCGATACTTTACGGGTATTGAAATGTAAGAATCTTTATCTTAGCCTGGTTCCACCTGGTGTTAGGCCTTCTAGTGGCATTGAAAGAGTGTCTGACAGCTGTTCTGAAAGAAATGGAATGGTTGTGGAGACACCTAAGAAGATGCCTTCTACTCCATTGCATGGAAAGGAATCCCATTACTTTGCATCCAACAGTGGATCCTCGATGTTCTTGGATCCAACCACTGCGAGAGCAGCATTAGCAGATGAGAAAGTTAATGAGTTATTGCAGATGTCAGCTACACGGTGGCTTAATGGTAGATACTTACTAAAAGGGAACTTTGTTCCTCTCTCAATGTGCGGGAAATTGTCCTTGTTTGTGGTGATGGGAGCAGAATTTGACTTGTGTGAGAAAGGGAGTACACTGCCTAATGCAGAAGATTCATCTAACTTGGGGGGAACCCTAATTTCAATCCTTGTTGGTAGAACCACAAAAGTGCATCTTTCTGAGTCAGTCTGCACTGAGAAACTTGACTCAGATAAGCCAGATCATGCTCCAATGCTAGGTGGGTTATCTAAAGAGTCAGGAACAATTAAAGGAATAATTTCGTTTTCACTGGCTGATCAAATTGGTTTGCCAAG ATACAAAGGTATTCTTCTTTATGGTCCACCTGGAACAGGGAAAACATCTCTTGCTACTTCCTGTGCCTATGATGCTGGTGTCAACCTTTTTACAATAAACGGATCGGAGATCATTACTGGTTATTATGGAGAAAGTGAGCAATCTCTGTATGATGTTTTCAGTTCAGCTAAGAAAGCTGCACCTGCTGTG ATATTTATTGATGAATTGGATGCAATTGCTCCATCAAGGGAGGAAGGGAGCGAGGAGTTATCTATTAGAATGGTGGCTACTCTGTTGAAACTGATGGATGAGATAGGCCCTAGTGATCGTGTTCTCTTAATCGCTGCAACTAATCGTCCTGATTGTATTGATTCTGCACTTCGACGTTATGGAAGATTGGATAAGGAAATTGAGATAG GAGTGCCGTCTCCAGGACAGAGGTTGGACATACTTCAGCACCTTTTAATTGGAGTTCGACACTCCCTCGATGATGAGGAACTTGAGTCTATTGCTCAAGAGGCCCATGGATTTGTGGGTGCCGATCTAGCTGCACTATGCAATGAGGCAGCATTCTGTGCTCTTCGCCGTTATATCAGCCTAAAAGAAAATTCAAGTAACACATTACCGGCATCTTTCTCGGCCATGTCATTGGATGATGCCCCCTGCACAAATACTAACACAAAAAGTAGCAAGTCTTATGGTGAGACAGATGAAAAAGCACTGTCTGTGAACAGTGAGGACTTTAAGAAGGCTAAAACGAAAGTTCGACCTAGTGCAATGCGCGAG GTGATGCTTGAGCTTCCAAAGGTGCGGTGGGAAGATGTTGGTGGTCAAGGCGGTGTCAAGCAGCAGCTAATTGAAGCCATCAATTTGCCACAGAAATGCCCAGAAGCATTTGCAAATTTAGGGGTCAAACCCCCCAAAGGAGTGCTAATGATGGGACCACCAGGTTGCAGCAAGACCTTGATGGCTCGTGCTGCAGCTTCTGAAGCAAAATTGAACTTTCTTGCAGTTAAGGGTcctgagcttttcagcaaatggGTGGGTGACTCTGAAAAAGCAGTGAGATCGCTATTTGCTAAGGCTAGGGCTAATGCACCGGCGATAATATTCTTTGATGAGATAGATGGACTTGCAGTAACTCGTGGGCATGAAAATGATGGAACATCTGTTGCTGATAGGGTACTCAGTCAGTTGCTTGTGGAGATGGATG GTTTGGACCAAAGAATTGGTGTCACCGTTATTGGAGCTACAAATCGTCCTGACAAAATTGATCCAGCACTTACAAGACCAG GTCGTTTTGATCGGCTGCTCGATGTGCAACTGCCGAACGAAGCTGACCGCACAGATATTTTCCAGATTCATACACGCAGCATACCATGCGGTCCTGACGTGGATCTGAAGGAACTTGCTAGACTCACAGAAGGCTACACCGGCGCGGACATAAAGCTTGTCTGCAGGGAAGCAGCCGTCGCGGCACTTGAT GAGAGCTTCCACATTGAAGAAGTATCAATGAGGCATTTCGAGTTCGCCATCAGGAAAGTAAAGCCGTCTGATCTCAAGTTTTACCAGAAACTCGCAGAGGGCTTCCGCAGGTTTGTGGATGGCTCAACACAGGGAACTTAG